In one Nocardioides sp. NBC_00368 genomic region, the following are encoded:
- a CDS encoding flavin-containing monooxygenase: MNQHLHVAVIGAGFGGLCTAIRLKQEGIDDFVVLEKAGEVGGTWQVNTYPGAQCDVPSLIYSFSFAPNPDWSRLYPLQEEIQAYLHRCAVDFGVLPHIRFDTEVTDASWDDLAGRWNVSTTEGNLTATVLVGAVGPFSAPSVPDLPGLDTFAGTVFHSQGWEHDHDLAGERVGVIGTGASAVQFIPRIQPQVAHLTVFQRTPTWILPHPDRPVGDGVRALYSRFPRAQAAARKTWELAFEAMVPGFIHEPLLQKPLEALGRGLLRKQVADPELRARLTPSYAVGCKRPTFSNAYYPALTADNTDVVSDGIVEINERGIITADGRQHELDTIILGTGFKMVDHPAFDLMHGRDGVRLGDVWRKGEMSAYLGTAVHGFPNLFLILGPNSGVYTSAVITIEAQVHYILEALRAIDEHDLISLEPSATAQERFVSWVDRGLRRSVFVAGGCQSYYLSPSGRNFTHYPGFSASFRARTRKVDLADYVVRDRQAAPIGADA, from the coding sequence ATGAACCAGCATCTACATGTTGCCGTGATCGGGGCCGGCTTCGGCGGTCTCTGCACGGCGATCAGGCTCAAGCAGGAGGGGATCGACGACTTCGTCGTGCTCGAGAAGGCCGGTGAGGTCGGTGGCACCTGGCAGGTCAACACCTACCCGGGGGCCCAGTGCGACGTGCCGTCGCTGATCTACTCCTTCTCGTTCGCCCCCAACCCCGACTGGAGCCGGCTCTACCCGCTCCAGGAGGAGATCCAGGCCTACCTGCACCGGTGCGCCGTGGACTTCGGTGTCCTGCCACACATCCGGTTCGACACCGAGGTCACGGATGCGTCCTGGGACGATCTGGCCGGCCGGTGGAACGTCTCGACAACCGAGGGCAACCTGACCGCCACGGTGCTCGTCGGCGCGGTCGGACCGTTCAGCGCGCCCTCGGTGCCGGACCTGCCTGGCCTGGACACGTTCGCGGGGACTGTCTTCCACTCCCAGGGATGGGAGCACGACCACGACCTGGCCGGCGAGCGCGTCGGAGTGATCGGGACCGGCGCCTCGGCGGTGCAGTTCATCCCCCGCATCCAGCCACAGGTCGCCCACCTGACCGTCTTCCAGCGCACGCCCACCTGGATCCTGCCTCACCCGGACCGTCCGGTCGGCGATGGTGTCCGGGCGCTCTACAGTCGCTTTCCTCGTGCCCAGGCGGCCGCTCGGAAGACCTGGGAGCTCGCCTTCGAGGCGATGGTGCCCGGGTTCATCCACGAGCCGTTGCTGCAGAAGCCGCTCGAGGCGCTCGGTCGTGGCCTGCTCCGCAAGCAGGTCGCCGACCCAGAGCTCCGCGCCCGGCTCACCCCGTCCTACGCCGTCGGGTGCAAGCGGCCCACCTTCTCCAACGCCTACTACCCGGCGCTGACTGCCGACAACACCGACGTCGTCAGCGACGGCATCGTCGAGATCAACGAGCGCGGCATCATCACCGCCGACGGGCGTCAGCACGAGCTCGACACGATCATCCTCGGCACCGGATTCAAGATGGTCGATCACCCGGCCTTCGACCTGATGCACGGCCGCGACGGAGTACGCCTGGGCGATGTGTGGCGGAAGGGGGAGATGTCGGCCTACCTGGGCACCGCGGTGCACGGCTTCCCGAACCTGTTCCTGATCCTCGGCCCCAACTCCGGCGTCTACACCTCGGCGGTGATCACCATTGAGGCGCAGGTGCACTACATCCTGGAAGCGCTGCGCGCGATCGACGAGCACGACCTGATCAGCCTGGAGCCCTCCGCGACCGCGCAAGAGCGGTTCGTCTCGTGGGTCGATCGCGGGCTGCGCAGGTCCGTGTTCGTGGCAGGTGGCTGCCAGAGCTACTACCTCAGCCCCTCGGGCCGGAACTTCACCCACTACCCGGGCTTCTCGGCGAGCTTCCGGGCCCGGACCCGCAAGGTCGACCTCGCCGACTACGTCGTGCGGGACCGGCAAGCCGCGCCGATAGGAGCCGACGCATGA
- a CDS encoding short-chain dehydrogenase/reductase: MKRPATSRFDVRDRVALVTGAGSGIGRALARLLHERGAWVALVDVNPTGLELVRATVGPRRVSVHVADVTDRTRMSEVVAEAIDQHGRLDLVVANAGVTPAPATITTMDLADYDRVVAINQTGVLNTVQPALPEVIARQGHVVVVASCAAFSPGVGGVAYMSSKAAAEQIGRALKIELAPHGASAGVAYFGFVETPLATATLDDDPTGRKLDELLGWPLNHRISAEAAATSIADGIASRAGATYAPRRWLPYSMLRGVLNPGMDQVLVRDRRVHDLVRELETRRPPGDPLKPDNVQR; the protein is encoded by the coding sequence ATGAAGCGCCCGGCAACCAGCAGGTTCGACGTACGTGACCGGGTCGCGCTGGTCACCGGCGCCGGGTCCGGCATCGGGCGTGCGCTCGCGCGCCTGCTGCACGAGCGGGGCGCCTGGGTAGCGCTGGTCGACGTGAACCCGACCGGCCTCGAGCTCGTCCGTGCCACCGTCGGTCCCAGACGCGTCAGTGTCCACGTCGCCGACGTCACAGACCGGACGCGGATGTCCGAGGTCGTCGCAGAGGCGATCGATCAGCACGGCCGCTTGGATCTCGTGGTCGCCAACGCAGGCGTCACTCCCGCCCCGGCGACCATCACCACGATGGACCTCGCCGACTACGACCGCGTCGTGGCGATCAACCAGACCGGCGTGCTCAACACCGTGCAACCGGCCCTCCCCGAGGTCATCGCCCGTCAGGGGCATGTTGTCGTGGTCGCCTCCTGTGCAGCGTTCTCACCGGGCGTCGGCGGGGTCGCCTACATGTCGAGCAAGGCCGCGGCCGAGCAGATCGGGCGTGCGCTGAAGATCGAGCTGGCCCCGCACGGTGCGTCGGCCGGGGTGGCCTACTTCGGCTTCGTCGAGACGCCGTTGGCCACCGCGACCCTCGACGACGACCCGACCGGCCGCAAGCTCGACGAGCTGCTCGGCTGGCCGCTCAACCACCGCATCTCCGCCGAGGCCGCGGCGACGTCGATCGCCGATGGCATCGCTTCTCGGGCCGGCGCGACCTACGCACCCAGACGCTGGTTGCCCTACTCGATGCTGCGCGGGGTGCTCAACCCGGGCATGGACCAGGTGCTCGTCCGAGACCGGCGCGTGCACGACCTGGTCCGTGAGCTCGAGACCCGTCGCCCCCCGGGCGACCCGCTGAAACCCGACAACGTTCAGAGGTAG
- a CDS encoding wax ester/triacylglycerol synthase family O-acyltransferase, whose translation MKIKYVSPLDAAFMMVERDDMPWHIANLMLFTKPSGAAPDFVPALREQMRGQSVVAPYDQAPAFPSARWVPLQRRVEEIDFDHHVRLHTLPDGADDQDLLALVSEIHGEGLDPRHPSWEMHLIDGVSGSRFGIFMKLHHSILDGVTGMRRMLRWLTTDPTDLARPAIFSVGPDALTATRDVPTLKERVRRRSVAVAELSRNVSQLFRKEFDGQPLAAPYGVPKTVWSGPVSRGRSVSYRSFELNELKVVARAHGVGVSDLVLYMCGSALRTYLLAHGDVPARSLTAGAPFNIRAEGDERPGSSFAFLTVDLGTDIADARERLSRVKASNDSSKAQVATLGPEALALQTVVANGPMIATMAMGMRGKTLPAFGVVVSNVPGPPELLYLNGARLDAMIPISIPMHNSPFNMTCIGYDGKMTFGVAAASEQVVDVDLITEGLASALDELRGVEPSVTRGADGSVKP comes from the coding sequence ATGAAGATCAAGTACGTCTCGCCCCTCGATGCCGCGTTCATGATGGTCGAACGCGACGACATGCCCTGGCACATCGCCAACCTCATGCTGTTCACGAAGCCGTCCGGCGCCGCCCCCGACTTCGTGCCCGCACTGCGCGAGCAGATGCGCGGTCAGAGCGTGGTCGCGCCTTACGACCAGGCGCCTGCCTTCCCCAGCGCCCGATGGGTTCCCCTTCAACGCCGGGTCGAAGAGATCGACTTCGACCATCATGTCCGGTTGCACACGCTTCCCGACGGCGCCGACGATCAGGACCTGCTGGCACTCGTCTCCGAGATACACGGCGAGGGTCTCGACCCCAGGCACCCGTCCTGGGAGATGCACCTGATCGACGGGGTCTCAGGCAGCCGGTTCGGCATCTTCATGAAGCTCCACCACTCGATCCTCGACGGCGTCACCGGGATGCGGCGAATGTTGCGCTGGCTCACGACCGACCCGACCGACCTCGCCCGCCCAGCGATCTTCTCGGTCGGCCCGGACGCGCTCACCGCGACGCGCGATGTGCCGACCCTGAAGGAGCGCGTCCGTCGCAGGTCCGTCGCGGTGGCTGAGTTGTCCCGAAACGTGTCGCAGCTGTTCCGCAAGGAGTTCGACGGCCAGCCGCTCGCAGCGCCGTACGGCGTGCCCAAGACCGTGTGGTCCGGTCCCGTTTCTCGTGGCCGCAGCGTCTCCTATCGGTCCTTCGAGCTCAACGAGCTCAAGGTAGTCGCGCGGGCGCACGGCGTCGGCGTCAGCGATCTGGTGCTCTACATGTGCGGCAGTGCCCTGCGCACCTACCTCCTCGCCCACGGAGACGTGCCTGCTCGATCGCTCACTGCGGGTGCCCCGTTCAACATTCGAGCCGAAGGTGATGAACGTCCAGGCTCCTCATTCGCCTTCCTGACCGTCGACCTCGGCACCGACATCGCCGACGCCCGCGAGCGGCTTTCCCGGGTCAAGGCGTCGAACGACTCCAGCAAGGCCCAGGTGGCCACGCTCGGTCCCGAGGCCCTCGCGTTGCAGACCGTCGTCGCCAACGGCCCGATGATCGCCACGATGGCGATGGGGATGCGCGGCAAGACCCTGCCCGCGTTCGGCGTGGTCGTCTCCAACGTGCCGGGACCACCCGAGCTGCTCTACCTCAACGGTGCCCGGCTGGACGCGATGATCCCGATCTCGATCCCGATGCACAACAGCCCCTTCAACATGACCTGCATCGGCTACGACGGAAAGATGACGTTCGGCGTCGCGGCAGCCAGCGAACAGGTCGTCGACGTGGACTTGATCACCGAAGGGCTAGCATCGGCCCTCGACGAGCTCCGTGGCGTCGAGCCGAGCGTGACACGAGGAGCGGATGGATCGGTGAAGCCATGA
- a CDS encoding enoyl-CoA hydratase/isomerase family protein has protein sequence MNTNEPGVELSIDGAVATVLLDRPEVRNAQHPAMWAAIASFLESLPDEVRVVVVRGAGGTFSAGLDLSLVDPGQGEVEGSLVATLARSDQEVVDLIGDYQRPFVALADPRFISIAVVDGYAIGAGFQMALACDLRIMAEDAWVCMKEPALGLVPDLAGTKPLVEAVGFSRALEICATARKVGAHEAERIGLAQSVVPAVELDSTLTELVASLVAHDATAVRRTHELLAAAPGRSLDEQRLAERTAQVGRLRAMLGR, from the coding sequence ATGAACACGAACGAGCCGGGTGTCGAGCTGAGCATCGACGGCGCTGTCGCGACCGTGCTGCTGGATCGTCCTGAGGTACGCAACGCACAGCATCCGGCGATGTGGGCGGCGATCGCGTCGTTCCTCGAGTCGCTCCCGGACGAGGTCCGGGTCGTCGTGGTGCGTGGGGCGGGTGGCACGTTCTCGGCAGGGCTGGACCTGTCGCTGGTCGACCCGGGGCAGGGCGAGGTGGAGGGCAGTCTGGTCGCGACGCTGGCGCGTAGCGACCAGGAGGTCGTCGATCTGATCGGCGACTACCAGCGGCCGTTCGTGGCGCTGGCCGACCCGAGGTTCATCTCGATCGCAGTCGTCGACGGGTACGCGATCGGGGCCGGTTTCCAGATGGCGCTGGCGTGCGATCTGCGGATCATGGCCGAGGACGCCTGGGTCTGCATGAAGGAGCCGGCGCTGGGGCTGGTCCCCGATCTGGCCGGCACCAAGCCGCTGGTCGAGGCCGTGGGCTTCTCGCGAGCCCTGGAGATCTGCGCCACCGCGCGCAAGGTGGGTGCGCACGAGGCCGAACGGATCGGGCTGGCGCAGAGCGTGGTGCCGGCGGTCGAGCTGGACTCGACCCTCACCGAGCTGGTCGCGTCGCTCGTGGCTCACGACGCGACCGCGGTGCGGCGTACGCATGAGCTGCTGGCGGCCGCGCCCGGCCGTAGCCTCGACGAGCAGCGCCTGGCCGAGCGCACCGCTCAGGTGGGACGGCTCCGCGCGATGCTCGGTCGCTGA
- a CDS encoding MarR family winged helix-turn-helix transcriptional regulator, with amino-acid sequence MSEDGDRLGAELSLRVVMFHEAIARRLGVSNSEHKMLDLVARHPGGITPGELSAATGLSNAAVTKIIDKLVDADYVRRERSTRDRRSFRIHTTAHFQQTSRPTAAGLARRIEQMNEGFDQDELAAIGRWVAGVIDALRLETERLESGD; translated from the coding sequence ATGTCGGAGGACGGCGACCGGCTCGGCGCTGAGCTCAGCCTCCGCGTGGTGATGTTCCACGAGGCCATCGCCCGCCGGCTGGGGGTCAGCAACAGCGAGCACAAGATGCTCGATCTCGTCGCCCGCCATCCCGGCGGCATCACCCCGGGCGAGCTCTCGGCCGCCACCGGTCTGAGCAATGCGGCGGTCACCAAGATCATCGACAAGCTGGTCGATGCGGACTACGTACGTCGCGAGCGCAGCACCCGCGACCGCCGGTCGTTCCGGATCCACACCACCGCGCACTTCCAGCAGACCTCGCGTCCGACGGCGGCCGGGCTCGCCCGGCGGATCGAGCAGATGAACGAAGGCTTCGACCAGGACGAGCTCGCCGCCATCGGGCGCTGGGTCGCGGGAGTGATCGACGCGCTCCGCCTCGAGACCGAGCGACTGGAGTCCGGTGACTGA
- a CDS encoding Lrp/AsnC family transcriptional regulator: MATLDEDDFSLIHALQIRPRASWTDLAAALGTSPTTLSRRWERLRADGSAWVMAHPRVRGHDGASLAIAEISCVSGRAGTLAQELAAWPMIITIEEAARDYGLIVTAVGLGPGDMPKLLLDDLSALPGVLGVRAHHVARLHLDASSWRVGGLDREHARAVAGIPDHAGGAGSAPVNPWAEPYAALTQALIRNGRSSAADIARQTGRPLSTTRRQLGQLLASDALTFRCEVAQGLTPLPIVVQTWCQVPVGAVAECVNRLRTTPGVRQVVGLPGPTNLLIGTWTRSVESAMLLHEHLQRDLALTVVESAIALRQIKRLGWKLDELGRSTGTLIPYPPDPTGAFVPDAG, encoded by the coding sequence ATGGCGACACTGGATGAGGACGACTTTTCGCTCATCCACGCGCTGCAGATCAGGCCGCGGGCCTCCTGGACGGACCTCGCCGCCGCACTCGGCACCTCGCCGACGACCCTGAGCCGCCGCTGGGAGAGGTTGCGTGCCGACGGCAGCGCCTGGGTCATGGCCCATCCGCGCGTCCGCGGCCACGACGGAGCCAGCCTCGCCATCGCCGAGATCTCCTGCGTGAGCGGAAGGGCCGGCACGCTCGCCCAGGAGCTGGCCGCCTGGCCGATGATCATCACCATCGAGGAAGCCGCCCGCGACTACGGTCTGATCGTGACGGCCGTCGGCCTCGGCCCCGGGGACATGCCCAAGCTGCTGCTCGACGACCTGTCCGCGCTGCCGGGCGTCCTGGGCGTCCGTGCCCATCACGTCGCCCGGCTCCACCTCGACGCGAGCAGCTGGCGGGTCGGCGGACTCGACCGTGAGCACGCCCGGGCAGTCGCTGGGATCCCCGACCACGCCGGCGGCGCCGGGTCCGCTCCGGTCAACCCCTGGGCCGAGCCGTACGCCGCCCTCACCCAGGCCCTCATCCGGAACGGCCGCAGCAGCGCCGCCGACATCGCCCGCCAGACCGGCCGACCATTGTCGACCACCCGCCGCCAGCTCGGCCAACTGCTCGCCTCCGACGCCCTCACCTTCCGTTGCGAGGTCGCCCAGGGCCTGACCCCGCTGCCGATCGTCGTGCAGACCTGGTGCCAGGTGCCGGTCGGCGCGGTCGCGGAGTGCGTCAACCGGCTACGGACCACCCCGGGCGTACGCCAGGTCGTCGGCCTGCCCGGACCGACGAACCTGCTGATCGGCACCTGGACGCGCTCGGTCGAGAGCGCGATGCTCCTCCACGAGCACCTCCAGCGCGACCTCGCCCTCACGGTGGTCGAGTCGGCGATCGCCCTGCGCCAGATCAAGCGCCTCGGCTGGAAGCTCGACGAGCTCGGCCGGTCCACCGGCACGCTGATCCCCTACCCGCCCGATCCCACCGGTGCCTTCGTGCCCGACGCCGGCTGA
- a CDS encoding dipeptidase, with translation MTRWTKPLLLAVLAVLLVGGAGFFALAPGIVENGQNKIRPASLPEVTPETRRLHDSLQVIDMHSDTLMWDRDVLEHSDRGHMDLHRMEDGNVALQVFSSVSKSPKGQNYDSNTGDSDNITLLTFAQLQPPRTWTSLLDRSLYHAQKLDRAAADSEGKLRLIRTRADLDALIADREAGKQVTGALFSVEGLQNLEGDFDNLDTLYDAGMRMAGFTHFFDNEVAGSMHGVEKGGLTDLGRRVFAEMERRGIIVDIAHASHTAVAEMLAMATKPVVLSHGGVQATCDVNRNLTDEEVRGVAATGGVVGVGYWDAAVCDLTVEAVVDAIDHVVEVGGVETAALGSDYDGATTVGWDASDLAAITQELVDRGYDETEVAAIMGGNTLRVLGATLPE, from the coding sequence ATGACCCGCTGGACGAAGCCCCTGCTGCTGGCCGTACTCGCCGTGCTCCTCGTCGGTGGTGCCGGCTTCTTCGCCTTGGCGCCCGGGATCGTGGAGAACGGGCAGAACAAGATCCGTCCGGCGAGCCTGCCGGAGGTCACGCCCGAGACGCGGCGGCTGCACGACTCCCTGCAGGTCATCGACATGCACAGCGACACCCTGATGTGGGACCGCGACGTGCTGGAGCACTCGGACCGGGGCCACATGGACCTGCACCGGATGGAGGACGGCAATGTCGCGCTGCAGGTTTTCTCGTCGGTGTCGAAGTCGCCCAAGGGGCAGAACTACGACAGCAACACCGGCGACAGCGACAACATCACCCTGCTGACCTTCGCCCAGCTCCAGCCGCCGCGCACCTGGACCTCGCTCCTCGACCGCTCGCTCTACCACGCCCAGAAGCTCGACAGGGCGGCGGCGGACTCCGAGGGCAAGCTGCGGCTGATCCGCACCCGCGCCGACCTGGACGCCCTCATCGCCGACCGCGAGGCGGGAAAGCAGGTCACCGGTGCGCTCTTCTCGGTCGAGGGCCTCCAGAACCTCGAGGGGGACTTCGACAACCTGGACACGCTCTACGACGCCGGCATGCGGATGGCCGGGTTCACCCACTTCTTCGACAACGAGGTGGCCGGCTCCATGCACGGGGTCGAGAAGGGCGGCCTCACCGATCTCGGGCGCCGTGTGTTCGCCGAGATGGAGCGTCGCGGCATCATCGTCGACATCGCCCACGCCAGCCACACCGCGGTCGCCGAGATGCTTGCGATGGCGACCAAGCCGGTGGTGCTCAGCCACGGCGGCGTACAGGCGACCTGCGACGTCAACCGTAACCTGACCGACGAGGAGGTGCGCGGGGTCGCCGCGACCGGTGGTGTCGTCGGCGTCGGCTACTGGGACGCCGCGGTGTGCGACCTGACCGTCGAGGCCGTCGTCGACGCCATCGACCATGTCGTCGAGGTCGGTGGCGTCGAGACCGCGGCCCTCGGCAGCGACTACGACGGGGCCACCACCGTCGGCTGGGACGCCAGCGACCTCGCGGCCATCACCCAAGAGCTCGTCGACCGGGGCTACGACGAGACCGAGGTGGCCGCGATCATGGGCGGCAACACGCTGCGCGTGCTCGGGGCCACCCTGCCCGAGTAG
- a CDS encoding MerR family transcriptional regulator produces the protein MYTIKHAAQRVGITTATLRAWERRYGVIEPHRSESGYRLYGEHDVAVLRSMKHLVDQGWSVGLAAAEAIRLDRAQPTHATPADAGDSESRTHLSPDLAGRMAAAAAALDTADLAATLDEVFALGGFETVMADHVFPALEELGDAWADGRVSIAGEHLASNAVMRRLAVAYEAAASHGHGPRVALGTAPGTRHEIGLLAFAVAARRHGLDTDYLGADLPIDDWLGVVSDSALAAVVLAIPTTADITATAAVITALRDHRSDLVVAVGGAQQSHAPEPAVRLGHDIAAGAKALATMIAQQR, from the coding sequence ATGTACACCATCAAGCACGCAGCGCAGCGGGTCGGCATCACCACCGCGACACTTCGTGCCTGGGAGCGCCGATACGGCGTCATCGAGCCACATCGGTCCGAGAGTGGCTATCGACTCTACGGCGAGCACGATGTCGCCGTGCTGCGCTCGATGAAGCATCTGGTCGACCAGGGCTGGTCGGTGGGCCTGGCCGCCGCCGAGGCGATCCGGCTCGACCGCGCGCAACCCACCCACGCCACGCCCGCGGACGCCGGAGACAGCGAGAGCCGCACCCACCTCTCCCCCGACCTCGCCGGGAGGATGGCCGCCGCCGCGGCGGCGCTCGACACCGCCGACCTGGCGGCGACCCTCGACGAGGTGTTCGCCCTCGGCGGCTTCGAGACGGTGATGGCCGACCACGTCTTCCCCGCGCTGGAGGAGCTCGGTGACGCCTGGGCGGACGGCAGGGTCAGCATCGCCGGTGAGCATCTGGCCTCGAACGCGGTGATGCGCCGCCTCGCCGTCGCCTACGAGGCGGCTGCCTCCCATGGTCACGGACCCCGCGTCGCCCTCGGTACGGCACCCGGAACCCGCCACGAGATCGGCCTGCTCGCCTTCGCCGTCGCCGCCCGGCGGCACGGCTTGGACACCGACTACCTGGGGGCCGACCTCCCGATCGACGACTGGCTGGGCGTCGTCTCCGATTCCGCCCTCGCCGCGGTGGTGCTGGCGATCCCCACCACCGCCGACATCACCGCCACCGCCGCGGTGATCACCGCGCTGCGTGACCACCGCTCCGATCTCGTCGTTGCCGTCGGCGGCGCGCAGCAGAGCCATGCTCCCGAACCCGCCGTCCGCCTCGGCCACGACATCGCCGCCGGCGCGAAGGCACTGGCCACGATGATCGCGCAGCAGCGCTGA
- a CDS encoding SRPBCC family protein, with product MRIDRTVETSAPTTQVFAFLADFTTTEEWDPGTVRTERISGDGGVGTAYANTSRFLGRDTDLTYVVEAYEPDARVALRGENKTVVAHDTMTFVPTATGGTSVRYVAEFELKGMARMVAPLLTPAFTRLGDKASDQLRATLDRLGR from the coding sequence ATGAGAATCGATCGAACCGTGGAGACCTCCGCACCGACCACCCAGGTGTTCGCCTTCCTGGCCGACTTCACCACCACCGAGGAGTGGGATCCGGGCACGGTGCGCACCGAACGCATCTCCGGCGACGGCGGGGTCGGGACGGCGTACGCGAACACCTCTCGATTCCTCGGGCGCGACACCGACCTCACCTATGTGGTGGAGGCGTACGAGCCCGACGCCCGGGTCGCGCTACGCGGGGAGAACAAGACCGTCGTCGCCCATGACACGATGACCTTCGTACCGACAGCCACGGGCGGAACATCTGTACGCTACGTGGCCGAGTTCGAGCTGAAAGGCATGGCCAGGATGGTGGCCCCACTGCTGACCCCCGCCTTCACCCGCCTGGGTGACAAGGCATCCGACCAGCTGCGCGCAACCCTGGACCGACTGGGCCGGTAG
- a CDS encoding NAD(P)/FAD-dependent oxidoreductase, translated as MSRTAKTQRPSVAVIGGGVSGLTAAHLLARTHDVTLFESERRLGGHAHTHDVSSASGARLRVDSGFIVMNERTYPNLLRLFAELGVETRPTEMSMSIVCDDCGLSYAGGKGLSGILADPGRLRDPRFVRMLAQVPRFHRRARRLLESGSDLTWRQFLAEGGFSDYFVQHFAVPLVSCVWSCGDEDAAAYPARHLFAFLDHHGMLQVTGSPTWRTVVGGSRTYVDRIAERLGDVRVGEPVTAVERHADGVEVRTEAGSRHFDRVVVATHADQALRLLVDATPEEKTDLAAIRYSRNETWLHRDATLLPDSPRARASWNYRLASCGGGADKVVVSYWMNRLQGLEDRDEHVVTLNATEHVDPATVTARMTYEHPVFTTEAVAAAARLRTAGGPRLAFAGAHLGWGFHEDGCRSGVEAAESFGVTW; from the coding sequence ATGAGCCGAACGGCCAAGACCCAGCGGCCGAGCGTCGCCGTGATCGGGGGCGGGGTCTCCGGTCTGACCGCGGCCCATCTCCTCGCGCGCACCCATGACGTCACCCTCTTCGAGTCGGAGCGGCGGCTCGGCGGCCACGCGCACACGCACGACGTCTCGTCCGCCTCGGGTGCCCGCCTCCGCGTGGACAGTGGCTTCATCGTGATGAACGAGCGCACCTATCCGAACCTGCTCCGCCTGTTCGCGGAGCTCGGCGTCGAGACCCGGCCGACCGAGATGAGCATGAGCATCGTCTGCGACGACTGCGGCCTGTCCTACGCCGGCGGCAAGGGACTGAGCGGCATCCTGGCCGACCCGGGTCGCCTCCGTGACCCACGCTTCGTCCGGATGCTGGCGCAGGTGCCGCGGTTCCACCGCCGTGCCCGCCGCCTGCTCGAGTCCGGGAGCGACCTGACCTGGCGCCAGTTCCTCGCCGAGGGCGGCTTCAGTGACTACTTCGTCCAGCACTTCGCGGTGCCGCTGGTCTCGTGCGTCTGGTCGTGCGGCGACGAGGACGCGGCCGCCTACCCGGCGAGGCACCTGTTCGCCTTCCTCGACCATCACGGGATGCTCCAGGTCACCGGGTCGCCCACGTGGCGCACGGTCGTTGGTGGCTCTCGCACCTACGTGGACAGGATCGCCGAACGGCTGGGCGACGTCCGTGTCGGTGAGCCGGTCACCGCTGTCGAGCGGCATGCCGATGGTGTGGAGGTACGCACCGAGGCCGGGTCCCGGCACTTCGACCGGGTGGTCGTGGCGACCCACGCGGACCAGGCCCTGAGGCTGCTGGTCGACGCCACGCCGGAGGAGAAGACGGACCTGGCCGCCATCAGATACTCACGCAACGAGACCTGGTTGCACCGCGACGCCACCCTGCTGCCGGACTCGCCACGCGCCCGGGCGTCGTGGAACTACCGCCTGGCCTCGTGCGGCGGCGGCGCCGACAAGGTGGTCGTCAGCTATTGGATGAATCGCCTTCAGGGTCTCGAGGACCGCGACGAGCACGTGGTGACGCTCAACGCGACCGAGCATGTCGATCCGGCGACGGTCACCGCGCGGATGACCTACGAGCACCCGGTCTTCACCACCGAGGCGGTCGCGGCGGCCGCGCGGCTGCGTACGGCCGGTGGGCCCCGGCTGGCCTTCGCCGGCGCCCATCTCGGCTGGGGCTTCCACGAGGACGGCTGTCGCTCCGGCGTGGAGGCGGCCGAGTCGTTCGGGGTGACCTGGTGA
- a CDS encoding DUF1365 domain-containing protein, with protein MIPSPVFPEVPALVVGHVSHTREVPLRHAFRHRSYHWLIDVDDPPRLPFWLRPLAGFRVEDHLDAGSSGRGVRGDLGVFLACRGVDLAPTDRVLMLTNARVLGHVFNPLTVFWVQSDDGVLRAVVFEVHNTYGERHAYLLDVDRHGRASTGKAFYVSPFNDVTGTYVIQLQLDPGQVAVTVGLDRDGARVLTATTRGTPEPATRRALVRVSLSHLLMPHRVSALIRFHGIRLWLRRLPVFPRPAPPKETTS; from the coding sequence GTGATCCCGTCACCGGTCTTTCCCGAGGTGCCGGCGCTGGTCGTCGGTCATGTCAGCCACACCCGAGAGGTGCCGTTGCGGCACGCCTTCCGCCATCGGAGCTACCACTGGCTCATCGACGTCGATGATCCGCCGCGGCTCCCGTTCTGGCTGCGTCCGCTGGCCGGGTTCCGGGTCGAGGACCATCTCGACGCGGGCTCGTCGGGCCGTGGCGTACGTGGCGATCTCGGTGTGTTCCTCGCCTGCCGCGGCGTCGACCTGGCGCCGACCGATCGGGTGCTGATGCTGACGAACGCCCGGGTCCTGGGTCATGTCTTCAACCCCCTCACGGTCTTCTGGGTGCAGTCGGACGACGGTGTGCTGCGCGCGGTCGTCTTCGAGGTGCACAACACCTACGGCGAGCGCCATGCCTATCTGCTCGACGTCGATCGACACGGACGTGCCAGCACCGGCAAGGCCTTCTACGTCTCGCCGTTCAACGACGTGACCGGCACCTACGTGATCCAGCTGCAGCTCGACCCGGGACAGGTCGCGGTGACCGTCGGTCTCGACCGCGACGGTGCTCGTGTGCTGACGGCGACCACCCGCGGGACTCCGGAGCCCGCGACACGTCGCGCGCTGGTGCGGGTGAGTCTCTCCCATCTGCTGATGCCGCATCGGGTCAGCGCCCTCATCCGGTTCCACGGGATCCGGCTGTGGCTGCGCAGGTTGCCCGTCTTCCCTCGTCCGGCCCCTCCGAAGGAGACCACATCATGA